CTCACTCTGAGATTTGGgctttcctgtttgtatgttgaGCAAGTGGGTGTATCCGTGTGTTTGGTTGCCTTCAGAAGCCGGGTTGAGTCTAGCATAGCTTCAGCTTCCTGCAGTCTTTGTTTGAGGGACTCATTTTCTCGTCGCATCTCGTCACACACGTCGCCTGTTACCTGATCGACGAGCTTTGAAACCTCTCGTACTGTGATCTCCACAGCCACCTCAAACGCGCCGTGTATCGCTGCGACGAGCTCATCCTGGAGGGACAGTGCTGCTTTTGTCTCAGACGAGCCCTTTCTAGTCCGTGTCAAGCTCGGCTTCATGGTGAACTTAAAAAGGCACTTCAGAGCTGTACCATGATTGAGAATTGCCCCCTGTCTTCCTCGGTTATGGATGCTTTGTTGTGAGACAGCCTGTTCGTGAGCTAGTCAAAGGTTTCACTTCCGCCCAGCAGCTTCTGACATCTACTGGTGAAGTGGCAAAACTGCATCACTTAAGAAGAAACTGACAAttgtagagagaaaaaaaaaacgagtttaTTGTCACAAAGTTTTAGAAAGCACTTTAAACGAATCAAAATGATGAATTCAGGGCCTCATCCATCAGCCACGGTTTTTGTAGTCGTCCAAGTGGGAAAGTATCCAACCAGAAGGGCCCAGTAAGGCCACAGTCAGCACAGTCATCACAAATGCGGATTCCTGCAGGACACAGACATGTTATTTAATTTCAATAATAACTTCCCTAATTATAATACAACTTTTAAGGAACACTGTAAGAACTTAAAACATCCTGTAAGAGGGGGACATTTGATAAGATAAATTAACCTAAAGTCACTCATTTCAAAACTTACCATTGGGCCAATGTTATCCTTCGGTGGTTTGCTGTTAATAGAACCTGCCCGTTGTTGAATCACTGCTCGTGTCCCAGGAGAAAGAACCCTGCGACACCTCAGCAGTCCAGTGAAACCCCGAAACATGTTCAGATTAGTCTGAAAAAGAagtggaggaaagaaaaaaaaaagaccgcTCCTAAAACCAGATAATTAATCGTCGAAAAATGTAGACTGAATGCTCGCGCGCTTTATGGCAGCTACACACCTGGAATTTGTCTCATTTTAATGATGCTGCCTTCAGGATCTATAAGAAAATCCCGAGACTCTTTGGTAGTTCAGAGTTTTTCTTTCAATGACAAATTATTGGAATTGTTTCAATAAAAGTTAATATAAGGTAGGCTTCTAGTCCGTATTCTTAAAATTCTACATTTTTTCATAAATGTAGGCCTATCCATATTTGAAGTATTAATTCAAAATTACACCACTATAGGGAAACTGCTTACTTTTCTTCACTGTATGACtgaggaacattttgaaaacagactGAGAGGGCTAGCAGGAGTTTTAATGTCTCTTTTCTCCCTCGGACTTAGATATGGTATCTGTATTAAGAGGAGTTTTTCCCTCTTACTTTCTAAATTGGCTCTTGTCTAAAAACGTGCACCTCCGCGCTGACGTCATTCGTGGATTCGCCCACTCTTATTTATTTACCTTATTCCCACGCACGCGTACTTGAGCCCCGTTGACGAGCCAGCAGGATGTGGGTCGGCTTGGCATTAAGGTAGGTTGTGGTCTGGATGCTGGTTCAGTAAATaggttgtctgtctgtctgtgatgttCATTTTATCTGatcaaaccaaagaaaaaaagtaagaatTCTCTTATAATCAATTTGAGGTTGGTAAAGGAACTTTCTTTAATACAGCTGTGACAAATAGGCCTACCAACCAGAATGCCTTATatgatttcaaaaacaaaaacaaaaggagatGTTAATGTTAAATGGCATGGGAGAAAGAGTTGGCAGATTTCAGTCTTTGTGCACGATGACATAAAACTCATCAGTTGTAGCAAAAACATCTGGTATAAATGTTAGACTTTTATGGTGTAAAACTTATTTATTGATGAGTCGTCTGTcacttgtatttttgtatttgaggGAATAGACTGCTGAGACGTATAAATATCAATATACTGTTTTAATGTAACACATGTAGAATTTGTTTTATGGACTTCATCAAATGTTGATTTGAGTAATCAATCAGTCATTCCActggaaaaaaatcagcataATTTTTCAGTCAGCGGGTCGGCCACTAACAAATGAGAGCAAGGAGTGGTTTGAACCGGGCTAGTCCACTTTACATGAATTGATGTGACTTTTCtggtctctttcttttctcccacTTCCCAACTTCTTCTACCTTCCTGTCAgccctttaaagtctttatgtgatttttcagacttaaatataatataaatcaagtatatcctctgaaaataactctgtgagtcatgactgtctacaatgggtgtaacacccgagtcccactgtctgtgatgttttcagagttttcagagtcctatcttcaatttgtttacatcgccaggacggccggctgactcctcccctttcgtataaaagttgtttaattgagggactagagaaaagaagaataacatactgtactcactgattaactgtgtttctagatcacgctcatttcaggtaaatttacatgcagtgtgaagatacgagcataataaagatcgctaccattagcatgctaacacaacaatgcagcgccagttgttttggtttcatgctggtgctcaagggcaacatctgctggatcaaaaaattgcatataaagacCTTAAACCTTCTCCCCTGACAATGTCCTCCTCTCCTTATTCAGAACCTGGACACGCTCACCAACATGACGGAGGCCCCAATATCCTCCTCCCCTAAGACGGGTCTGACTGCCTGTGCTGTGGAAGATTTCCAATCGTAGAAGAAGGAAGTTTAACTGGACAGACATCGTTACAGGAGTAAATCTGCACAGGCTGCTCAGAACGACAGGAGAAGAAAACGCTGAACATCGGGCTAGACTGGTGAGATATGGATACAGATGTGGAGGGTTATGAGAGggagaaacaaaatgaagagacagaagaaggCTTTACTGGTTCAGGCCTTCCTGGGACTCTGAgtcagaggaaacagagacCACAGGTGGCTCAGAGCATCACCACATCTCAGGTAAGTGACAGTGTCAAATGTCAAGAGGTCAGTAAGAGTTAAGAAAGGATGTGATAAATGGTATGTAGACGAGGagaacaaataacaaaataaaaaaagataaaagtaaGTCTTGTAATACTTCGTTCCTCTTGTGAATGTATAACCAATCAGTTGAGTTGTTAATCTTCACAGTTAGGTCTAACTTGACTCTGGACTCCCTCTGCGTCTTCAAATGCAGCGTGTAAATTGTCATGTGCCTAACAAACTCAGCATGACCTCACAAGACAGTGTCCTCCTCTCACTGCatacctccacacacacacacacacacaaacagattttcATGCTTTGCCTTCGACATTCCTCACTGAGACTAAATTTGATTAGTTGCAGAAGAAATGAAGGGCCACAGAGAAGTAAAATGGCGGTGTGGCTCTACAGTGTGGGGTAGTACTGACAAAATGGTGTCCGCTACGATGATATAATgggaatatttgcctttatatcaatgctacgtgtaggaACAGAAAACTTAATGCAGCGGTTTAATTAAGTGcatggagatcgtagtggtgcatacagtctatgcaccgtgcagcagtcacagtatagaaacgtcactcccacctcccattggctcgaggtgaattctccagagaatatcctgcgctgttctcacatcagctcactcggactttctgcggaaaaaaatactaggggtctggcaggagaaactccgggtgaagtttTCGGTTAGAATtcggctgtttgcattcacatatacagctccGCCGGGAtatatcctgagtttttcaggagactTCTGCTCGTGTGAAAGACCTATTACAGTGTgtagcaaaagaaagaaagaaatgagccATAGCAACCAAAACAGTTCATGAACAGGGCTGAAAACAtattaatttctgctgtaaaaatgggaaTTTTGATATGATACAGAAGCAATTTAACTTTGTAAATTTGATCAGTTTACATGCTGATGTTAAATTTGGGCTTTAAGCACCACTGTCCCTATAAACAGCATCCAACTGCTTCCATATTTTCTTGCTAATCTTAGACTAGCTCTCTGAAACTCAGTGACTTAACTTTACTTTTAAAGGTTAGGCTGTGAGTTAAAGTTCTGTTTGGATGGTTATGTCATGTCTGGCATGCTAAAGTGCTTCAAAGGACAATAATATCAAGTTTCACAAATCTTTATATctgttgttaaaatgtgttctttctTTTACCTCAGAAAATAAAGGCTACCtgtgacatttgttttttcaatccTAGTTTCAGTTAAACTTTCGACTGAATTataagaaaaaagcaaaaacaaatctgtagtCTAAGTGTATTAAGCAGCAGTTCAGCAACTCTGTATTATAGTTTTCAGCCATTTGAAAGTGAAACTTGTATCAACTTCAACAGACAAGGAGTTGCACGACTTCAGATGTTTTTATGCCAACAGTCATGGGATAATAGTTGAGTCGATGTCGACTTGTCGCTGATTAAGATATTAATAAAACCAAGGAGCAGGACGTAAATATCCCACCTTGAACTGGCGATATGAAAAGATCTACTTGGTACTCTCATCTGTTGACAAATGTCTAGCCCACTTTCTTGACAACAGCAACTCAGGTAACATTCAAGTGTAACTTATCCCATCTCAGCATTCACTTTGCCTATTCTAATGTGTGTAGAATGTGATCATTTCAACCCTCTGCTGACCTCTTTCAGAGACGCATACCGAGCCAAGGTTTATAGGGACAGACGAGCTTTCCATTCATGTGCGTATTACAAATCAACCTTTGTCTTATGGGTATGTATGACAACAGTGTAAGAGGCTCTTGTCTGGTTCctctttgtcagtgtgtgtttgcaaaatTGTCACGACATAGAGGAATGATTTAGCATGAATAGACAACTTGTATAACTTCTGTTATCCTCTTCTGCTAACATGCACTCAGGTTGGATCCCTAACTTATGTCTTTACCAAATCCTGTTGgagataaacatgttttaagatGCCAAATGTTCCACAATTTTCCTACGCTAGTGGCTAACTTTGTTAGGATGGGTTATGTGCTATGGGCTTTCAGAAATTCTTACATCTCTGAACATTTGCCTTCTACAAATGGAAATAATACTGATAAGCACTGTCAGACTGAACCATGACAGAAAAAGTTCTGGACATACAATCCCATTGACAATCATCGTCTGACAGGGATATATGCCTCTGGGAATGGATGCAAATTTATCAGATATTCCGGTGGTTAGTGCTAAACCACTTCCAGCAGAgacttccttttttatttggCGTTCATATCTGCATTTTAAAAGCCGTCACTTCTTGGTTTCCCAAAAGAGCGACCATTgatctgtttcttttcatttcatctgtTTCATCTTACAATCAACATCTTAAGTTTGACAAAATTCAACATCAAGAACAAgatgttaaaaagttaaaattctGGTCTGTCACCAGGAGAAGAcaacttttaacttttgttGGTTGAATGGAGGTCGGAACAATCTTTCTGATGTGTTTCAGGTAGTCATGGAATCTAAATGCTGATTGGTTTTGCAACTCATtcgctcaagttgaaatgtttgatcaatGTTTGATTGTTAGCTGCACGTTATTACATCTGTTAATAAAGACAAATCAAGCATCAGAATACCACAAACaggagtctttttttctgcttgtgcTCTCCATAAAGACAATGCTGAAAATCCAGATGCATGAATCCAGATTCTACACTTTTGTAGAATCTATCAATAGAAAATACTGGAGATAAAACCAAAAAAGGAGCTGGTAGAGCTGCAGGGAACTACAGTCAGGAACATTAACTGGTGGTTCATCATCACCTAAGTAGACTTCATCCACATAAAGAAGTGTTGGATCTATTCTtgtgaaatatttattataGCAGCTTTAGACACAAGTTGACTGTTAGCATGTTATTAGAGGTGGGAAAATCGatttatcttctgagattttacatagattcataacttccaaaaatgtatttatctttttttggctaatcagtcactccctgctaagtgctaatgctagctctttaactcagtagaatgacaaatggagcagcaagaaagtcagccagtctcacagatgactggagtagatcctgaagtatgtactaatgcAAAGTACAGTTTGAAACATGAATCCAGAAACgttttgaatgtaaaataaattctCAATCAGAATCGAATTAAGTCATGAGACACCTAAAGATTCGCGGCCCTACATTAGCATGTTGCTCTAAATTGCGCCATTGTACTcaatttttctgtttctgacgGTAAACTTTCCTCATTTACAAACGCACAAGTATTCTGTAttaatgtaatgttttaattatAATCTATCATTAAATATTACATACATATTATACAGTGCATTGCCACAATACATTTCATGTCAGTTCAGTACAGCAGGAAGCtactttgttgtttatttcGGTTGTACTCCACGAGCCAGAAAATTAACTGAAATCAAGATGGCCGAGAAAAACAGGAGCGTGTGGGCCGGGGGACCTCGGACCCCTCCTCTGCCTGCTATCAGATgaatttttttatcttcttcacCTGTCGTTTAACTCATTAGAGGAAGAAGGGAAATGGCCTCAGCTTAACAAAcggcttgtttctttttctgtcagtgTCACTACTATCCATCTTCACCCAGTGGACTCGTAGATCTTTAGCTGAACAGTTAGGAGGAGTCCACAAATCATGTGTTCATCAAGTTCATCAGTACCTTCATCCACAAAGCCTGAACACAATCAACACgttgcttatttaaaaaaaaaaaaaaagaagcaatgcTGATCCTCAGTAGTGGCACTGCCCAGGTTTGTTTAACTGCACAGGAGGGAATATGTAGGCAAATGTTAAAAGGCAGAGAGGTATGAAGAAGCAAAACAAAGCATGGAATGCAAACACCTCCCGTCCAAAAACAAAGTGTGAGAGGCTTCTGTGTGAGCAAACCTTACGTGCACCCCAGGAGTCCAAAAGAAAAGTCTGACCTCTCACtgaaacttttctctctctctctcttgcagaaAAGTTCAGAAACTTCatcttcaggtgtgtgttcttTGTTGACATCCACAAAAGGCACGGAGGCAAACAGAGAAGATATATATTTTCACGTTCTTCCTCTTTTGGCCTCATCTCTCCACCCAATAACTCAATCTCTGGAACCAAAATATCCAAAAAGGGACGGGCGATGAATTATTTCCGTATTAGGGACAGTCACCTGTGCTCTCATTCTGATTCTGTCCTTTCTTCCTTCGGCACATGGACACCCCATCACTTCTgctgttcctcctcttcctcttcacagTGGTGTTCCTACCACCAGGTGAAGAAGGGTCTTCTGCTCTGGAAACTCTGTGTGTAAGACTCACTGTTGGCTCTCTGAGGCGCTCTGGCTGTTTCCACGATTACTGGGGGCATCTGGACCAACTGCAGGGGGGTTTTAGCATCTTTCAGGGCTTGGCACAAGTTCAGGATCTTTTGGAAAAGAAAACgagaaacaaaaactttaagaCAACTTTTcatattaaatgtttgaaaaagaagTTATTATTTCCCCATTACATGTCTCTAtttgaagagaagagaaaactcACCTGCCCTCTCATTACGGCTACTTGTTTGTGAAACTGTCCTCTGTCGAAACCAGGATCTTTCTGTAAGACACAGTGAATcatagaaatgaaatgaaatgtttaaagcCACCGAGTGAGGTCTAGTCCACACATAGGCGGGTATTTGTTTTAATGGTTTGTCTCCTCCGATTGAAAAAAGAATCCCTTCCATACAcaagttctcaaaaacatcttcgtcCATATGAAAACTCAAAACGCACTGTTACATCTGTCATGAACATGCCAAGTCAAAAACGATGTCCCTCTGTAATGACCATTTCAATTGCAAAGTTGCCCGTTCATGcgcctctgctcgtcaacatagtgggagagcaacttattcatgtatgtgtgagcatgtaaaaagtccagttagcaacgttattACCAGCGCCAGTTTGGTAACGTCTGCCATCACACTCATCCTAGGGAAACACTAGTGACAGCATTGCACAATGACCACCACGAGTTTTCAAAAATCCCCGTCtacgtgtggactaggcctGAGTCATCCCCTCTCACGTCGTGCATTTTCACACGTTTCTGCATCCTTTTCTGAGCTTTTTCTCACATTTCCATTGCTGGCACTATCACTAAGGATGTGCACGATTGATCTTTGTAATGATTTAACGTTGTCACCCTCGCTAATATGGACCAGAGTTACTGGTCAGATAAACTAATgagtgttattttttattaatataagCCCACATTGTGcgttaaatgttgtgtcttaGCTCTAATGCATCAGTAGCTTTGGTTGACGTGGCTGATCTCCTGCCGGGATGTAAACCTGTACAGTGAAGGGATGGCATCTCATAGGCTCAGCACATAACTGGCATCTAACCACTCGCTCAGAGGAATGTGAAACACATTCAGCACAGGCATGAGGTCAAAGTCAAGGTCAATCAGTAGTTGATTTCactgttttctaaatgttttctcaCCCGTCCTTGAGcttgaatttaaatgtatgttaatTAACAGGGAAATGAGTTGCTTGGAACATCCCTATGTTATTTCCACTTTAATCTccataaaacacacaatcagaGTTCGTCCATACCTTGAATAATTCATACAAGTCCTCCTCCAGGTCTTTGATGAAGTTGGGGTCGGAGAGTTTGGGCAGCACCAGCTCTCGGATTTCTTGGGAGAAAGGGACTTTGGCCTGGGAGAGCCACGCCCAGTAGAACGGATCTGGTGATTGGACAACGAAACAGAGGCTCAATTATCAAGCACAAAActtaaaatgacatgaaaagtTAACAATAAGGACAGCTCATCATCATATATGATTGAGTTCAAGCATGAAAATACATATAACGACATGTATCCAGTAGACAGATTCATATTTAAGATGCTGCCGCAGCTTTTACCGGACACACAGTTTTAAAAGCGATACACTGTTTTCCTGAAAGCTTGCAGAGACTGAGCAgtgattggttaaaaaatgtgacaaTGTAGGTGCTCACAGGCTCTCCAGGAGTCGGGGTGCTTGAGGGGGAAGGCGAGGCCGTTGTCGATAGCTGCCAGCTTGATGATGGGATCCTTTACGACCACCCAGTCTGAGTCCTACAAAGATGAATAAACACATCAGAAATGAACACATGTTCAGCCAATGTTTCAAAACATCAACCTCattcctgtgtctgtgtgtctttaccCTGTTCCCCACTGGATCCATTGGACAGTCGTACTTCAGCAACCAGTTGTCATTCCCCCGATCTAGAgcaccatgaaaaaaaaagagtttaacaCAATTATTCAATTCAGACCAGAGTTACATCGTTTGCACTAAGCAGGGAGACTGCATGCCTGTGTTTCTGATGATGTAATCGAGGACGACGAGACGCTCAAACTGCAGCTGAAGCTGGCGGTTGGTGTTTTCAGGAAGAGGCTCTGCTTCAAACCTCCGCAGCCAGAAATCAGCATCTTTGTATCCGTCAACGAAGAGCTGGAAGGAACCGACCTGGAGGAAAGAGCAGCAGAACACAGTCTTTATGTTAGACACAGTTCAGGTTTAATCTGCATATTGAGCTCACTTGAGAGTATCTAACTGAAGCGGGATGgaatcaaacacaaagacagaaggcgggacataatgTTTGGAGCTGTTTGACTGGATCATTAGagttttttacttttaacagtAGATAAAGTTTAGCCTCTGCTTACAGCGTCACTTCACACTGCTGACATGTTagcttttatgtgtgtgtggctaaCGCGCTAATGGCTGTGTCGCTTTGCACATGGCATTAAACCTGCGTTCATATGAGACAATCAAAGAATCAGATGTGTTTGAGAGGACCAGCCGGTCACCTATCATGGCTGAACAGGCTGAAGGAGTAGGCCGGACACCAGCCGGTCAATTGGTGCACTGTTATTATTA
This window of the Labrus mixtus chromosome 2, fLabMix1.1, whole genome shotgun sequence genome carries:
- the pi4k2a gene encoding phosphatidylinositol 4-kinase type 2-alpha codes for the protein MDETSPLVSPLRDSGEFNYCPTEPTSPRGAFGSTPGSVVRIPAGSPGLSRERQPLLDRDRGSSPREPHKNEFPEDPEFREIIRKAERAIEEGIYPERIYQGSSGSYFVKDSRGKIIGVFKPKNEEPYGQLNPKWTKWLQKLCCPCCFGRDCLVLNQGYLSEAGASLVDQKLELNIVPRTKVVYLASETFNYSAIDRVKSRGKRLALEKVPKVGQRFHRIGLPPKVGSFQLFVDGYKDADFWLRRFEAEPLPENTNRQLQLQFERLVVLDYIIRNTDRGNDNWLLKYDCPMDPVGNRDSDWVVVKDPIIKLAAIDNGLAFPLKHPDSWRAYPFYWAWLSQAKVPFSQEIRELVLPKLSDPNFIKDLEEDLYELFKKDPGFDRGQFHKQVAVMRGQILNLCQALKDAKTPLQLVQMPPVIVETARAPQRANSESYTQSFQSRRPFFTWW